The following are from one region of the Lineus longissimus chromosome 19, tnLinLong1.2, whole genome shotgun sequence genome:
- the LOC135503185 gene encoding uncharacterized protein LOC135503185 — protein sequence MANLKEVTVKFGTKTKLVNIDFESLKKTNEIIRARLQLKQRFVLQADSEARGVLYDIDDDQDLDRFKDCDNFVVLLSDDSEASFAYGSTLGPDRPGEAASFGFPPAYEESVEPATEDRSCEVSREKSFEVEIHGVMYPVNAAPPPESSVVQREMIELVSAFDIPGIIRQIDIVAMCMRIALYGVIGKRHLELEVVEMQAKVDDLCNISAKAVKQYGMKTRDILSAMKYAIGCLNEGYESMASDHFRNIVQTSEKLKDTSANLKTFLEDLQTIVQGVCSKVTKENSAHTEEHATVEAEVNSDRKKMLEKRQQQAELDRTEAEARFKALTATGDNLQRVKNVLDQYKRGSCTCEKDECCRNCCSGKFLLCRHTRRYHCVNSKTTEMLQFVTAAECHLLDRELIGRIQALEERDQLRKAEKEAFEELLKFTEALKKDDPLKDPSDSIQDALRGAETGLRTLRSAVQRIINFWDDLGVQSESVITFGGGSFGQMEKQSDEEEREKFFKSRVFQVGTVEYLGKWVALRMMCEAFTEAMEPIQRNLQSSIADNPSRKAALERMPELILALEKKVAERRDTIHVDQKADAELLKSLMSGVVKNT from the exons ATGGCCAACCTCAAGGAAGTAACGGTTAAGTTCGGAACAAAAACGAAGTTGGTCAACATCGACTTCGAAAGTTTGAAGAAAACTAACGAAATCATCCGAGCCAGACTGCAACTTAAACAAAGGTTTGTCCTCCAAGCGGATTCCGAGGCGAGGGGCGTATTATACgacattgatgatgatcagGATTTGGATCGTTTCAAAGACTGTGACAATTTTGTGGTTCTTTTGTCTGACGACAGCGAAGCATCTTTTGCGTATGGATCGACTCTGGGGCCTGATCGTCCTGGCGAAGCTGCATCATTCGGCTTTCCACCCGCTTATGAAGAAAGCGTAGAACCAGCGACTGAG GACCGGAGCTGTGAAGTCAGTCGCGAAAAGTCCTTTGAGGTTGAAATACACGGCGTCATGTACCCTGTCAACGCAGCACCCCCGCCGGAAAGTAGCGTCGTTCAGAGAGAGATGATAGAACTGGTTTCAGCCTTCGATATTCCCGGCATCATCCGGCAGATTGACATCGTGGCGATGTGTATGCGAATTGCCCTGTATGGTGTAATCGGGAAGCGCCATTTGGAGCTAGAGGTTGTTGAAATGCAGGCCAAGGTCGATGACCTCTGCAACATCTCCGCCAAAGCGGTGAAACAATACGGAATGAAAACAAGAGATATTCTGTCTGCAATGAAGTACGCGATTGGGTGTCTGAATGAGGGTTATGAAAGCATGGCTTCGGACCATTTCAGGAATATCGttcaaacaagtgaaaaactaAAAGATACTTCAGCGAACCTCAAGACTTTTCTTGAGGACTTACAAACGATTGTGCAGGGCGTTTGCAGCAAGGTCACCAAGGAGAATTCAGCCCACACCGAAGAACACGCTACTGTTGAAGCCGAAGTCAACTCTGACCGTAAAAAAATGCTTGAGAAAAGGCAACAGCAGGCAGAATTGGACAGGACAGAGGCAGAGGCACGGTTTAAG GCTTTAACGGCAACAGGAGACAACTTACAGAGGGTGAAAAATGTCTTGGACCAATACAAACGGGGTTCCTGTACATGTGAGAAGGATGAATGCTGTAGGAATTGCTGCAGTGGTAAATTCCTTTTATGTCGCCACACGCGTCGGTACCACTGTGTGAATTCGAAAACGACTGAGATGCTGCAATTCGTCACTGCCGCTGAATGCCATCTGCTTGATCGGGAGCTAATTGGCCGCATCCAGGCACTGGAGGAAAGAGATCAACTACGAAAAGCTGAAAAAGAGGCTTTCGAGGAATTGTTGAAGTTTACTGAGGCGCTGAAGAAGGATGATCCATTGAAAGATCCTAGCGACTCTATCCAGGATGCTCTCCGAGGGGCAGAGACTGGCCTGAGGACCTTACGATCAGCTGTGCAGCGTATTATAAACTTCTGGGACGACCTGGGGGTTCAGTCCGAGTCTGTCATCACCTTTGGTGGCGGGTCTTTTGGTCAGATGGAGAAACAGTCGGATGAGGAAGAAAGGGAGAAGTTCTTCAAGTCACGAGTCTTCCAAGTTGGCACTGTGGAATACCTTGGAAA GTGGGTTGCCTTGCGAATGATGTGCGAGGCCTTCACAGAGGCCATGGAGCCGATCCAAAGGAACCTTCAAAGCAGTATCGCAGACAACCCCAGCAGGAAAGCGGCATTGGAGAGGATGCCCGAGCTGATTCTCGCTTTGGAGAAGAAG GTTGCTGAGAGGAGAGACACGATCCACGTTGACCAGAAGGCCGATGCTGAATTGCTGAAATCATTGATGTCCGGGGTTGTGAAGAACACGTAG